A genome region from Nocardia sp. NBC_01730 includes the following:
- a CDS encoding TetR/AcrR family transcriptional regulator produces the protein MTPTAATSTNKPEIDDSVEARILDAALIQFEKVGVKKTTIEDIARQADVDRVTVYRRIGSRDDVVRAVMTREVESLLAELGSISARNNTAEDLVADIFVTVITRWRTHPLVNRMLALEPDRVLPQLTTDGGPMFTMSVAATATALRSAVRNGLLTDSSDLDTRAEIVCRVVHSFILQPHGTVTLDSDDALGAFARTYLVPIITG, from the coding sequence GTGACACCCACAGCCGCGACCTCGACAAACAAGCCCGAGATCGATGATTCGGTGGAGGCCCGCATCCTGGATGCCGCGCTGATCCAGTTCGAAAAGGTGGGCGTCAAAAAGACGACGATCGAGGACATTGCTCGACAAGCCGACGTCGACCGAGTCACCGTCTATCGGCGGATCGGCTCCCGCGACGATGTGGTGCGGGCGGTCATGACCCGCGAAGTCGAGTCGTTGCTCGCCGAACTCGGCTCGATATCGGCGCGCAACAACACTGCTGAGGACCTCGTCGCCGACATCTTCGTCACGGTGATCACCCGGTGGCGCACGCATCCGCTCGTCAACCGGATGCTGGCCCTGGAACCCGACCGCGTCCTACCCCAACTCACCACCGATGGCGGCCCCATGTTCACGATGTCGGTGGCAGCGACGGCCACCGCACTTCGAAGCGCTGTTCGAAACGGGCTCCTGACCGATTCCTCCGACCTGGACACCCGCGCCGAGATCGTCTGCCGCGTCGTTCACTCGTTCATCCTGCAGCCGCACGGAACGGTCACGCTCGATTCCGACGATGCCCTCGGGGCATTCGCGCGAACGTATCTGGTGCCGATCATCACCGGATGA
- a CDS encoding DoxX family protein produces the protein MNIALWIVAGLLATAYLFGGGGKVVLPKEKIASVGASAGWLHDFSAGSVKAIGALEVLGAMGLILPAAFDIAPVLVPFAALGLVLIMVGAAITRIRRHEVGLMMVDLVYLVLAGFVAWGRFGPYSFNG, from the coding sequence ATGAACATCGCTCTGTGGATTGTCGCAGGACTACTCGCCACTGCCTACCTGTTCGGCGGCGGCGGCAAAGTGGTTCTGCCGAAGGAGAAGATAGCCTCCGTCGGGGCCAGTGCGGGGTGGCTCCACGACTTCAGCGCCGGCAGTGTGAAGGCCATCGGAGCCCTCGAGGTCCTGGGTGCGATGGGCCTGATCCTGCCCGCCGCGTTCGACATCGCGCCGGTTCTGGTGCCGTTCGCTGCCCTCGGTCTGGTGCTGATCATGGTCGGTGCGGCGATCACACGCATCCGGCGTCATGAGGTCGGGCTCATGATGGTCGACCTGGTCTATCTCGTGCTGGCCGGCTTCGTGGCGTGGGGCCGCTTCGGCCCCTACTCCTTCAACGGTTGA
- a CDS encoding cysteine hydrolase family protein, giving the protein MRDVALLMIDMQNGYIADDGVRDALGWPPIWRLDEVVAECAQLLDAARVAGIPVLYSRQVTSPAGILAANPRAARHQRLRRSRLPVLSPDKQRWRTELMDAVAPRPGDIVLEKTRHSFFAYTELDPIVRRLGAQRLVVAGLQTNVCVEATVRAGLERNYEVGVAEDAVSTDGPDLHYGALNSMRVVYVEVAPWRELIADNASWDRAYTTPNYGRNPDYWSEPLNNPG; this is encoded by the coding sequence ATGCGTGATGTCGCGTTGTTGATGATCGATATGCAGAACGGTTACATCGCCGACGACGGTGTCCGCGACGCTCTGGGATGGCCGCCGATCTGGCGGCTCGACGAGGTCGTCGCCGAATGCGCACAGTTGCTCGACGCCGCGCGGGTGGCGGGCATACCGGTGCTGTACTCACGGCAGGTGACCAGTCCGGCCGGGATACTCGCGGCCAACCCGCGAGCGGCCCGCCATCAACGATTGCGTCGATCTCGCCTGCCGGTCCTCTCGCCGGACAAACAACGATGGCGTACCGAGCTGATGGACGCCGTCGCACCGCGCCCGGGCGACATCGTCTTGGAAAAGACCCGGCATAGTTTCTTCGCCTACACCGAGCTCGACCCGATCGTGAGAAGACTTGGCGCACAGCGGCTCGTTGTGGCGGGGCTGCAAACCAATGTCTGCGTCGAGGCGACTGTCCGAGCCGGGCTGGAACGCAACTACGAGGTCGGGGTCGCCGAGGACGCCGTCTCCACCGACGGCCCCGACCTGCATTATGGTGCGCTCAACTCGATGCGTGTCGTGTATGTCGAAGTCGCGCCATGGCGAGAGCTGATCGCTGACAACGCATCTTGGGATCGTGCTTACACCACACCGAACTATGGCCGCAATCCGGACTACTGGAGCGAGCCCCTGAACAACCCAGGTTGA